From the genome of Mustela erminea isolate mMusErm1 chromosome 3, mMusErm1.Pri, whole genome shotgun sequence:
gtcagccaggCTGTGTTCATTTTGGAGACTCTAGAACCTattgtcttgcttttttttttttttcagcttctagacATCACTTGCATTCCTTGGTTTATGGCTCTCCCTTTCATCCTCAAAGCCAGCAGTACAGCATCTTTAAAGATCTGACATTGACTCTCttgcctccctcttataaggagTCTTGGGATTACATTTGGCCTGCTCAGCCAATCCAGGACACTCATGCCTGAAGACCCTAAATCACATCTGCTAAGTCCTTTTgccatataaaataacatattcaaaGGTTCCTGGCATTAGCAGATGGACTCTTGGGGGCCCATCATGCTGTCTACCACAATGGCCATGCCTCTGTCCGTAGTTTTGTGTGTGCATGACCCCAGCATCTAAGAATGGTCATGTCATTTCTTAGTACAGGTAAGAGGCCCTTCAGAGATTTGGCTGGAAACTACTCTTTCATCCCTCAGACCTTGTGAGCCTCACACGATACCACGTTTTTGTGGATCTTCTCTACTAGTCTAACAGTTGAAGACCTAGAGTTTATTTAAAACTCTATTCCTGGCATTTAAGTatgcaataaacatttgctgaattaaCTCATCTGATGGTCCCACAGCCCATACTCTCCCACATTATGCCTCTGTCCATATTTCATCTACCAGATTCTTACTCATCTATTCATTTCCATCTCTTTATGACCCTTGCTCATCTTTGCTCATGTTCATCTTTTTCCTGACATTCTGCTCAAACATTTAAATCTGTTCACTACTGTCTGAATGCCTTTATAGTTGACCTGATATTGGCCTGTAGAGGTCTGATGTGCTATTACTGTTTTCTCCAGCAGTATTATAAACTTCCCACATGCAAGCAGTTGCCATCTCATTTTTGTCCCTGCATGGGCGAGCACAGTGCTGGTGCATAGGATATGTACCAAATGCATTCCGTCAAttgcctgattttttaaaataaaaatgatcctcAATTCTATAACTACAGAAATTATGTAGCCtaaagcttttagttttattgtctCTTGAACCATAGCCATGGACTTGGCAATGCTCCATGTTAATACTTCTTCTCAATTACAGGTGCAGAGAATGATGTACGCATCTTGGCAAAACCAACCTTACCTATTAAGACCTTCCGTGGGGACCCCTTCAATTCTTTTGAAGACTTCCCCCTTTCTGCCATAGAAGGCTGGACAGGAACTACCACACCTGTAAAAATTAAGTGCCCTGAAGAAAGCATGTCCCATCTTCGTGTGAATAATGCTACCGTGGGGTACCTGGGCAGCTCCTTAAGTACCAAACTGATTCCTGCCATCTACATCTTGGTGTTTGCAGTAGGTACACCGGCCAATGCCGTGACCCTGTGGATGCTCTTCTTCAGGACCAGATCTATCTGTATGACCATCTTCTACACCAGCCTGGCTATTGCAGACTTTCTCTTCTGTGTCACACTCCCCTTTAAGATAGCTTACCATCTCAATGGCAACAACTGGGTGTTCGGAGAGCTCATGTGCCGGGCCACCACAGTCATCTTCTATGGTAACATGTACTGCTCCATTCTGCTCCTTGCCTGCATTAGTATCAGCCGCTACCTAGCCATTGTTCATCCTTTTACTTACCGAGCACTGCCCAAGCGCACCTATGCCTTCGTGACATGTGGATTGGTGTGGGCAATGGTTTTCTTATACCTGCTGCCATTTCTCATCCTAAAGCAGGAGTATTACCTTGTCCAGCAGGATATCACCACTTGCCATGATGTCCACAACACATGCGAGTCTTCATCTCCCTTCCAACTCTACTACTTCGTGTCCTTGGCGGTCTTTGGATTCTTAATTCCCTTTGTGGTTGTTATCTACTGCTACACAGCCATCATTCGGAGGCTTAATACATATGATGACAGATGGTTGTGCTATGTTAAGGCGAGTCTCCTCGTTCTTGTGATTTTTACCATTTGCTTTGCTCCGAGCAATGTCATACTTATTATTCACCATGCCAACTACTACTACAACAACACAGATGGCTTATATTTTGTCTATCTCATAGCTTTGTGCCTTGGGAGCCTCAATAGTTGCCTAGATCCActcctttattttctcatgtCAAAAATCATAGATCACTCCACTGTTTACCTTACGATGGTGAAATCATCGTAGGGAATGAGGAAGACTATCCATGAAAACATGCATTCTTGGGATAACATATGCCTAGTGCAAGGAATTCTAACCTGTGGCCCCATTTTTGAGCTCCTAAGAAACACCGCTTCAGAATAAAACATTGCAATAGCACTTTTTAAGTTTAGTACTTTCTCAGTGTTTTAAGAATGTCACTGCAGGGGCAAAGACATCACCATTTTCTTTAGGGCAACTGACATACTTGCCCAACTCATACTTCAAGCTTTTTACATCTCCATTTTCCTCACTTCTACGAGGCTTTTGCTCTAGGTGTCATGCACGGCAGAAGAGGTGCGACGGTATGAAGCATAGGGAGAAGCTAAGATCTCTTGTTTTCACTATCCGGtgtcatttttaattcttctgcctccttccatTCTCACGCTGGTGGCTACCTCATCAACTTCCTCTGAGTCATTTTTATCACTGGGGTCCATTACCCTAGTCCTACCTTTGCCTTCTTGTCATTCTCTTCACTGCCAGCCTTCCTCCATTTCACTGGCCACCACCAGAGTAATCATCCTCAGATAGTAGATTGAGCACATCACTCAAAACCCACAGTTCAAAAACTGCCATTGGCTGTCTACTGCTTTGGAATAAACTGTAAATCTCTAGCTCAACATTCAGGGCTTCCAACTTTACTTCCAACTTTACTTCCCAATAAACTTAGTCTGCCAAGTAGGCACTGGCCAAGCTTCTTGCTTTGCTGTAATCGTGATTTCTCCACTCTTTGCTCTTGACTCTCAATCATAAAGCTGTTTGTAACATGTTCGAcataaatctttccatttcttaaaatctcAAAGGACCATTCTTCTGATTGTCCtgctaatagttcatttttttttcctttcttgtatttttattctgaCACTTACATGTAGTTCCTTTACATACACATATTAACTTCATTAACACTTAAATAAGCACCAAGTAAAGAAGGGGCTCATACTCTCCCTTCTTTAGCTTCTTATAGATCTAAGTCTTATCGAGATCTGTGGGGACCAGATCTGTGCTTTGTATATCACactgctgagtgaatgaataaattccCAAAGCAATTCAATTCTTACTGAGAAGGCAATGTACCTTGTATGACATTGGACATCATTTTTAGTTGGGcatgtaaaaaaaataagctaaaatagAACACACTCATGAGGTcatttagaagtttaaaaac
Proteins encoded in this window:
- the F2RL2 gene encoding proteinase-activated receptor 3, which codes for MKALIFAAAGVMLLSPTFCQSGAENDVRILAKPTLPIKTFRGDPFNSFEDFPLSAIEGWTGTTTPVKIKCPEESMSHLRVNNATVGYLGSSLSTKLIPAIYILVFAVGTPANAVTLWMLFFRTRSICMTIFYTSLAIADFLFCVTLPFKIAYHLNGNNWVFGELMCRATTVIFYGNMYCSILLLACISISRYLAIVHPFTYRALPKRTYAFVTCGLVWAMVFLYLLPFLILKQEYYLVQQDITTCHDVHNTCESSSPFQLYYFVSLAVFGFLIPFVVVIYCYTAIIRRLNTYDDRWLCYVKASLLVLVIFTICFAPSNVILIIHHANYYYNNTDGLYFVYLIALCLGSLNSCLDPLLYFLMSKIIDHSTVYLTMVKSS